Genomic window (Dioscorea cayenensis subsp. rotundata cultivar TDr96_F1 unplaced genomic scaffold, TDr96_F1_v2_PseudoChromosome.rev07_lg8_w22 25.fasta BLBR01000419.1, whole genome shotgun sequence):
ACAAGATCTCAGTGTAGCATTAAATTGGTATTATATTACAATTGAATTTTCCATCTATGTTTTTGTCAGAAATTTTGAGGCTTGAATGTATTCGTCTCgataatcatatttttcatgatatttatttcaatggTTATACAAAAATTCAAGTTTTGCTTAAAAGTCAGgtaaataatgttattttagTAACCGTTTTAAAGTACAACAACAGCTTTCGTAGCTCAGTTGGTTAGAGCACCCGTTTAGTAAGCGGGAGGTCTTGAGTTGCTTTCTCAACGAAAGCAATGCCTATCCGATCTTCACAACAATCTTATCCATTGTCTCACCTGATTTTCCCTAATTCAATGCTTTAAACCCTACAAATCCTTGTTTCTCCTTCAAACTCCTTCCCAATTCTCTTCCTCAATCCATCCAAATTCTCTTTCTCATGGCTTACGCTCTTCCTGATGATGCTCTCTTTCTTGGCCTTGATAGCTCCACTCAGTGAGTATCTCTATCTCTTCCTTCAATTCTgtgatttttaatcttttgataGTCATACATTGTATTCTGTGGTCGTgtgattttgaataaatttttcatgtgtttttggagTATTATGCTAGTTTATACTGTGAAGAATgccatcatgctttcaagttcttgtttttctttctagttaTGGTCTaatttatgcaaatatattGTTTGTTTGGATGTTAGCAACGCAATTGAACAGTTGCTAGAACAGTTGCTAACCTTTTTGTAGTTTGATATAGTTTTAGTAGTAATAGAATCCTTCACcaaaaaagggtttttttttttgccttctgGTTTGGTAGCAACCTTTGATGGAATCATCAGAGAAGAAATAGTTTGAAATTCAAGTAATGTGCTTTAGTATAGGTAGTCTGTTTGTTTATGATGAAATACTCAAAATTCCAGTTGGAGAATCTTTCCTTAAGATGAGGATTCATTGGCATTCCCAATGGATCTCTCTGATCTTTTTTTGTCATGGAAGGTGAGCGCTgtgtcttcttcttttgctaACAAAATTTTGTGGTCTGATAAACTCTGGAAGGTCTATATGCTAttgtttgcttttatgttttttttcctcagAACACCAACAATTGGTTGAATGTGCTTTTGTTTGTTAACAGGTCATTGAAGGCAACCATCTTAGATGCCAACCTTTCGATCGTCGCTTCAGAGCAAATCAACTTTGATTCTGAACTGCCACACTACAAGACCAAGGATGGTGTCTATAGAGATTCTTCAGATAATAGCAGAATAGTTTCCCCAACCCTGATGTGGGTGGAGGCTTTGGACCTTTTGCTAGAAAAGTTGAAGTCTAAAGTGGACTTTGGAAGGGTTGCTGCTATTTCAGGTAGTGGACAACAACATGGAAGTGTTTACTGGAGGAAGGGTAGCAATGCTATCTTAGCCTCTTTAAACGCGAAAGTGCCTTTAGTGTCACAGCTTGCTGACGCTTTCTCTACAAAGGAGTCACCTATATGGATGGACAGCAGTACTACTGTGCAATGCCGAGAAATTGAGGAAGCTGTGGGGGGTGCACTGGAATTATCAAAGCTTACTGGATCCCGTGCATATGAGAGATTCACAGGGCCCCAAATTCGGAAGCTATTTCAAACACAGGAAGAAATTTATCATAACACTGAGAGGATCTCTCTTGTCAGTTCCTTCATGGCTTCTCTTCTAATTGGAGGGTTATGCTAGTATCGATGAGACTGATGCAGCAGGCATGAATTTGATAGATATTAAGGAGCGTATTTGGTCTAAAGTTGTTTTGGAGGTTTGCCTTTTTAGACTCAACCTGAGCTTTGATGTTTTTAGCTTCTAgatttttctcattgtaagCTTTTGTAGGTTACTGCTCCGGGTTTAGAGGAGAAGCTTGGGAAATTGGCACCATCTCACACAGTTGCTGGTCCAATAGCTCCATATTTTGTGGACAAGTAAGTTGGAATTGTCTGTTGAGCACACTGCTTCAGATGTAATGAGCTATGTCAatttcacttaatttttttgtttgt
Coding sequences:
- the LOC120254329 gene encoding LOW QUALITY PROTEIN: xylulose kinase 2-like (The sequence of the model RefSeq protein was modified relative to this genomic sequence to represent the inferred CDS: deleted 1 base in 1 codon), yielding MAYALPDDALFLGLDSSTQSLKATILDANLSIVASEQINFDSELPHYKTKDGVYRDSSDNSRIVSPTLMWVEALDLLLEKLKSKVDFGRVAAISGSGQQHGSVYWRKGSNAILASLNAKVPLVSQLADAFSTKESPIWMDSSTTVQCREIEEAVGGALELSKLTGSRAYERFTGPQIRKLFQTQEEIYHNTERISLVSSFMASLLIGGYASIDETDAAGMNLIDIKERIWSKVVLEVTAPGLEEKLGKLAPSHTVAGPIAPYFVDKFQFKSSCLVIHWSGDNPNSLAELELSLQDLNEKAYKLFLEFMTRYVI